From the Synchiropus splendidus isolate RoL2022-P1 chromosome 3, RoL_Sspl_1.0, whole genome shotgun sequence genome, the window TGTCCTGTAGGGGATCCTCTATAGCAGgcgaaaccatgtgatcattgcaaatttatttgtcatcgaaaagtccaaccaccATCAGaatcaggtgcaagtcatgttcatcaaatcgccgtaaaatgttcaaattaattttcaaaactgctccaacgggtgctttcatgaacagtttttactgttgggggcgacATCCTCCTCTAGAGCAATTGATAATAAATGCGTTGACAGATATTAAAAAACTGTTGCTGTGAGTGCTCTCACTTTGTCCTTATGTTTCCCTTCTAGCAAGTTCCTGATCTACTCCTGTCTGCTGCTTTTCTCTGTGCTGTTGTCACTGAGACTAGATGGAGTTATTCAGTGGAGCTACTGGGCTGTGTTCACCCCAATATGGCTGTGGAAACTGTTGGTCATCATTGGGGCTTCGGTGGGCACTGGAGTCTGGGCACATAACCCACAGTACAGGTAAATGCTGGGAGATGCACAATGgtagtaaaaaaagaaaatcgatTTTCAACTTCCTTAAAACTGAATAATCCTCTAAAAATCTAATGGAATCACAAAGTTGTATTTTCACCATCAATTGAGGAAGACTCCAGTCAGGAAGATTGGGTTTGTGCAGTtaaaagtgtttattttttgcagGGCTGAGGGAGAAACATGTGTGGAGTTCAAAGCCATGCTGATCGCAGTAGGGCTTCACGTACTCCTGTTGATGTTTGAGGTGTTGGTGTGTGACCGAGTGGCCAGAGGAAACTACTTCTGGCTTCTGGTGTTCATGCCTCTCTTCTTCGTGTCGCCTGTGTCAGTAGCTGCCTGTGTCTGGGGCTTTCGTCACGACCGCTCTCTCGAGGTAGGACGGTCGGACTACAGGTAGCAGACTCTGTCAAGGCTGCTCTGTTAATCATGTGGCGTTGTCTTCAGCTGGAGGTTCTGTGTTCAGTCAACATTCTACAGTTCATATTCATCGCGCTGAGGTTGGACCGGATTATCAACTGGCCCTGGCTGGTGAGTAGGAAGTCTGGTAGATCGTCCATGTTTATGGATCATGACTGTGTCGTACAGATGGACGATAACtcatcgtacacgatataccgccaaacacaatctccacgatgacagttctgcatctcacgataaattcatgGGAATTGCACACgggaacatgacgagaccgcaACAGCGCGCTGCAGTCTCCAGcttttgacagccgacaccggcgtgcgACAGAAgactgtggtggactttggttcacggtcgtagttttaaacttatttttaatacagggaacctttgataatgacattggtcgactctgagtctctggatccgtgtttattttgttagatggagtggtcctcataggttctctgacgcggtcgtctgccttggttcacgtCAACACacgcaggtctcctgctgcactggcgcctcggcgaaacaccgtggtgaaaatagttggatattggacggacttccgctccggtattggcagcggcgtcctcttccgcttCCCCATTAGGGTTTACTGATTGTGGACACACTCTCAGTGGCAGCGCCaatgctacaacccggcatcggttagggaccatcaacaaattctaaaatggtcaaagtattagtgaaatcttcaataaggcaataagaaaacaaccattttaggagagagaattgtgaaaaggtttttcatcacacaaagacaaagaaaggactgacagtttgtatcatgaatAGAAAATCGAATATGACtaaatttcacattatttccaaTATTTCTTCTATAAcatcgaggaaatgtgtccagactggtccatagttaaagtcaattgacatgagatacagctgacagacggctcaatttaacccctaaataaaactggcagacagagcagtctgtcacGACACCtgcgggttctaccagagacttgaaacattgaatttctcatttcTACACTGAGTTAactgttatatttaaacataaacaaataatgctgttggagacaaactcctctAATAAGTCTCATTGTCAagcttcaagagagactgtagtgtccaacacatgaaatagaatgaaaatgtatttatcgtgaggTGGCATTTATCACAATAACTTTTTTGTCCCATATCGCCCACCCCTACTGTGTGGCTTATGCTCCTTATATTCTTCTTTCCATTCTTTTTACAGAGGTTTCAATATTAGTTGTTTTATCAATccttttgaatttcatttcatagtTGAAATGAAAAGTTGCTCCTCATATGTCCACGTCATGCTGAAATTCATTTATTGTTGTGATTTCATTGAGACATTTCATCATTCCTGCAGCTAAGGAAGAAAAGCGACCAAAAAAAGTTTGAATCCTCAATGTGTGATCAAATTACCCAGTATAAACAATGAAACTGTAAAATGTCTAAAGCtgaatatacaggggttggacaaaattatggaaacaccttcaagctgTTTTAGCTACCTTTACATAGAGTAAGATCTTTGTAGTTTGGTGGGAACCATTGACCAGCCACAGTCTTCCTTAAAAGGCAGTCCCCTGCGTGTGCGGGAATTTCATGTCAGTGAGCAGGCTGAAGCCACAATGACCCATGCAACAGAGCGCCAACACAAtgaaagtcatgtgaccatagTTGCCCTGTCTGCAGGATAGTTTGATTGAAGCAAGTCTTGTGTGTCCAGGTGGTGTGTGTTCCACTGTGGATCCTCATGTCCTTCCTGTGCCTGGTCGTCCTCTATTACATTATCTGGTCCGTGCTCTTCCTGCGTTCCATCGACATCATTGCTGAGCAGCGGCGGACTCACATCACCATGGCGATCAGCTGGATGACCATCGTGGTTCCGCTGCTCAcctttgaggtttttttttttttttttttatcaccgcAAGATTGAGTTGCTGTTTGAGCTTTGGCTTTCTAATGTTTGTGCGTCTCTACAGATCCTTCTGGTGCACAAGCTGGATGGCCACAACAGCCTgagctatgtgtgtgtgttcgtgccTCTCTGGCTCTCGCTGCTCACACTCATGGCCACCACCTTTGGCCAGAAGGGAGGCAACCACTGTGAGTCTTGAAGTCTTAAATGCCACACCCAACTGAGTTGTTAAAGCATTTATGCTTGAATTCCTGTCTCATACTCAAGATCAGACAGaggcaaagtgcagcccaggggccatatgggGCCCGATGACTATATTTTTGTGTCCCTTTTGGTGTCAGACTAAAGCTATAACTGACataatttttctgcttttttgttctttatcttGTCAAAACTTAAATATAGCGTGTTCTTGTGAGAAgactacatttttttctttttcttttcattgaccatttttctgtgcttttcttgttcctcaaaatacattgaagggatattgagaatatattttgaaataacttGCCCTCTGGTCCACaattatgttgatttatattcaatttaaatgctcataaaatgaaatatttcaataggtttcatggcatattttcacttcttaatatccttgcctacatttcatctttttaggttcattttgtccttgttacttgaGTATATATTTCGGATATTTTTCCGTCTTGTTTTGTAGTCatggctgtctttcttttgatgatggcccctcaacagttacagtttctaatgtggccctttagaaAATTTAATTCCTACCTCTGTTCAAGATAGTGGCATtaagtgatgggcagatgaggcgtGAAGAAGCAGACAGTGTCCACATGTTcagcgctcagtaggtggtgctctcggtttaaaaatgacgtgGGGTTTCATGGGACTTCAGGGCAgatggtgccatctagtgggctgtaaTAATGAAGACGCTGTCAGCAAACGCTCATTATCCCACCACTACTCTCATAATCTCAAGTGTGAAACTGATTCTCTCTTACAGGGTGGTTTGGCATCCGTAAAGACTTTTGCCACTTCCTGCTGGAGCTCCTCCCCTTCCTGCGAGAGTATGGCAACGTGTCCTACGATCTTCAACGCAGCAACGACCCCGAGGCGGCCGAGGACCTGCCGGCCCCGGAGCCCCCTCCGAAGATTGCACCCATGTTCCACAAGAAGACTGGTGTTGTGATCACGCAGAGTCCTGGGAAGTACTTTGTCCCGCCACCAAAACTCTGCATCGACATGCCAGACTAGGATGTCATGATGGCAGCAAGGGCTTCTGCTCTGTCGATGCATTGATGATCAAAGCTGCTGCCCCGGAGAAGGCGTCCTCACCTGAACTCTGCACGGGAGACGACAAGGTGACGCTGCTGACGTTGCTTTAAAAGCCGCTCAGTCTCTTGGAGAGAACTCTGTTCTGAGGTCAGCGGCTGGCTTGAAGACTGGACCTGCTCCAGACTGCGACGTGAACACAGGAGATGAAGGCAACTCTCGTCTTGTGTCTTCACTAAAATAATCACATTCTCGCGCCGCGCAGTTCCTTCCTGTCTCACCTGTCCGCGTGTCTCACTTCTTATGCAACAACAAACGCTGCGGGAGAGCCGCAACCAGTGGTTTTGTAAATACAAGTCTGGGAACAGGCTTCCTTTTATAGATGTCGGCGAGTCTaggatttaaagtgtaactCCTCTATCACCACAGTGAACTGTGAGCCCCCGATCTGATATGTCTAGGTGGTTTCCTCACATAGCCGCTTCTGGAAGATCATTAACTGTCCCTTTTCCCAGCCTCCTCACCACTCAATTGAACCCACAGCTCCTGTGTTGTCACCTCACAAACCAGGGTGTCCCTGAATAAACTGGAGAATCATAACTGCGCTGTCAGAAATGTGGATGTGTGAGAGACTGCTTAATGGATCTACTGTTGGTATGAGTGCTCTACAATAGGGGGGTGGTCTGTAGGTTTCATTCTCACACTGAACACTTGTGATGTTTGACATTTAGCTGAATCCATTGTGGTGACTCAGCAATCCTGATAAAATATTATTCATGATATTACAAGGGTACATCTGAAAAAATGGATATCATGAAATAGTTCAATATTTTTGTCACTCATTTAAGAaagtccagggtgtattcctgcctctcgcccaatgacgctgggatagactccagctCTCGCCGCATCCCTGAGCAGGACGGCGGTTTACTGACTGTATTTTGAGCTATAATCCCTCCACtaggtcctgggtcgacccctcggtctcctcccagctggctgtgcctgaaacaaCTCCAAGGAAAGGCGTTCAGgtggcatcctcatgagatgcccgaactacctcaactgactcctgtTAACACAGAGAAGTAGCGGCTCTACCCAGTGTCTCTCCcgtgtgacataacttctcacACCATCTCTAAAGGAGAAGCCCGACACCTGGTGGAGAAGAGTCATTTCAACCGGTTGCATCCGGGATGTTGCtctttcagtcatgacacaGACATATGGCATATGCTTCATGACACAGGAATCTGACATAGTTTACTGTAATTATTATAGCATTATTAAGAATAACAGCATTACCCacaaacaatgacatttttctttgCAAAAAAACATCTTTCCTCACAAGACAAAGTTCAGTTATTACTCCTGTGAGAAAGGGTGTCTGCTCCACCCTACACCTTTGAACCATTTCATTTGCATCAGGAGGTAATGAGGTGCCAGTCATGATGTCACAGCAACAGATGCGTTCATAGACAGCGAACACAGAATCACTCAACTCAATATcaactttattttgacattgtaaAAAATAAACGTGTTCATAACATGTAGCAGCATTTTCAACATCCTTTCAGATAGGAACTAGGAGCATGATGAGGTCACATACGTCCTGACTTCAGcttggtcacatgacatgatGGCTCTACAGCAGCGGCCCCTGAGTACAGTACAGCTGATAAACCGTTTTGCTTAGAGCTGGACCCAAGTTTCTGAAAGTCAACAAAAGAAGCGCATGAGACATGTTTGCTTATCATGCTTAAATCGTAAGGTTTGCTGAGAAGCCAGACCTTTTGAGCTTTCCGTATCGTACAGACGCGAGGagcttctccttctctgctTCAGATGAGCAGCGGTTGTAGGCCGACAAGAGGCTGATGAGGAAATGAGTGTGTGGATgaaaacacgtgtgtgtgtgtgtgtgtgtgtgtgtgtgtgtgtgtgtgtgtgtgtgtgtgtgtgtgatgagcaCCTGAAACTAGggtgggctggtgaggcttcatgaaactgtccttattttcagagctcagtaggtggctctctcagtttaaaaatgagttttcattgaaacagtgccatctagtggacactgtctcctgaagcctcatcagcccatcactgcctGAGCTGTCACTCACCTGTGTGGCGTATTGTACAGCTCCAGTATAGCCGCTGCTTTGTCCCCCGATAGTCCGCTGACCTGCATCAACTGTCGGGCGAACACTTCCTTCACAGTCTGGCACTGAACACGAAGCACACGACACCAAGTTCACACCAAATCATCAGCGGGAAGGACCACTGGAAGAAGGGCACACCTTATTCTTGATGGCTCCGTAGTTAAACTCGGCAAAGGAGATGAGTGAGCAGGAGGGGACGCTCCTGTCCTCCACCACGTCCCCGTCCAGCTCTCTGGAGCGGCAGAACAGCGTCTGATTCTGAGGATAGAATGAGGAATGATGGAAACAAGCAACTTCCACAAGACTGTTTGTCAAACTTTAAACTCTCCAGAAATTATTTCTGGGGCCCACAACTTTATGAACATTATTATTAGCCAAAATATTTCATTACTAtcgttattatttaaaaaaaatacatctgaaCTTGCGCCAGTCTACAGCCATTATTTCAAGTGCCATCATACACTCCCAACAGTCAAAGTTCATATCTCAGTTGTTAGTTGAATGACCATTCAAAAACagcaattcaatgaaactgtAAAACATATAGTCTTCTGACAATATGTTTAAATGACAGTAATGTCTCCTAGTACAGATGATGAACGACAGTTGTGTTCTGACCTGGTAGAGTTTGCTCAGGTAGCGTGTCATGATGGTGAGGTACGCTGCCGACTCCCTCACGTCCTGCACTCTCTTGACAAAGAAGCCGTCCACCACCTGTCAGTCACAGTCGgcaggacaggaagtgatgtcagttTCGAGCCACGCTCCAGTCTGTACGCGTGTCTGCACCTGTGTGTTGACGATGGCCTGCTGCAGCGTGGACTCGGGCAAGCTCATGTGGGACGCTGCTTTGCCGCACTCCTCCACCAGGTAGATGGGCTTACGGAGGCCACATCTCTTGAGCCGAAACTGAGGCAGAACAGGAGTCTGTTGGTGAGGTGTTCAAAAGGAAATGAAGACGGGCGACGGGAACCTTCTGTTCTCTGAAGCGTCCGTCAATGATGCTGCCACACAGGTCgtccatcctcttcctctcgATGATGTAATCCAGAACCAGCTCTCTGCCTGCAGGAGCTCGCAACTGACCTGGGGTCAATGAACAGATcagtcttcttcatcatcatcaccatcatcatcatccctaGTGGATACCTGACACAGGTGCCACCTTCTCCCGGGCGACCCACAGGAAATCTCCAACGTTGAGTTTCCTCACATCAAAGTTGACTCCGTTCCTCTGCAGTTCCTTGACAAGCTCCTGCTTCCTGTGCTGACAGCCCCTGCTCATGTGCACCACAGATTTAAAACCCTGTCCCGGACCCTTTGTTCCCCGCAGCGCTTCACCCACCCAGTCGTCTCTATGAAGTCAACACAGAGCACGATGTCGTAAGATCCAGGCGGGAGTCGCCCTCCGTCCATCTGTCGGCTCTTGGTCTGCAGCGCAACAGAGTCCGTGGAGCCTCCGTCTGCATCTCCACTGGTCAAGTGGATGCTGGCAGTCACAGGTATGTCAGGAGTTCTGAGGAGAAGACCACCAGGGTATAGCAGGAGGAAGAACCAGACCTTGCACCATGTGATTGTTACTCACACTGGTCTtgcctcttcatcatcctcatcatcactgCACGTCAAGTCCACCAGCTTTGGACTTTCTTCTGCCTGCACCTTTCTATTGCCATCTACTGGTGACTGCTCTCCAGTTTCAGCTGCTTCCAGCCGCTCTGCTAAAGCCAGGCCGTCCTCAGTCAGAGAATACCTGGCCATAGGATCAAACACAGGCTAGATTGTTTTAAGTTTGCCCTGTTGGTAACATGTGACCTATTCAACACTAGTTTAACTCAAAATTCTTTCATTTATTGGCATTAAACAATTACTTTTCATCTTTAATAGACAGCGCCTTGTTTCTTCCTTGGCTCAACTTCCACATGTCAATATTGTCTTGTCTAAAATCTTAGATCCAAAACCCAATTCTTCAGATTTATTGAATTTGGCTGCTTAGACCTCAAATCTGGTGGAGGGATCATGATGTCAAACTAGTCAGTCGGATTGTCAAATTTTGTTTGGCACCAGAATCGGTTACCTGGCAGGATTGTGAGTCTTTATCAGCAGGTTCTTCTGGATCAGGGTGCTGACAGAGGACCAGGCCGTGTATTTGCTCCCAAGATCTGGCTTCAGACCAACAGAGAACATGCACATTAACTGAACTAGAAACAACCTGACTGCTGAAAACATGCAGTACTTACCACGGTGAAAGATTTATCACACAACTTCTGTGCTTCAGTTTGCAGCTCCATTTTAAACATGAAACCTTTACTGCCTGGGATCTAGATAGAAGAGCAGCTGTGGCTCACAGATATGCTCATTTAGTTTGCCTGAACCATGAAATTGTGCTCAACATACCTGTGCTTCTCTGTAAAGTGTCAGCAGAACTGCGTATCCTCCAGACCTCTTCTGCGGAACAtattctcttttcttcttccgTCCACCTCCTTCTCCCTTTTTTTCTGCCGCAGTACTATCACTAACCGGAGCATCATTCTTCTGAGAAAATATCATGAAACATGCCACAATATAAAAacctaaaatgaaaacattaactGGCTCAAAATGGCTCAGCAAAACCAGATTGTAATGACAAACTTGAAGAACCAATTCAACATCTACCTTTTGACGAGGAGCCAGGCTGTTGTTATCAAATTCCCCAGCAGTCTGTAGTCTTTTCGGGAGGGAGTGTATGGGGGCGTTTGGCCCTGgagtgaagagaagaaaaaaaaacttgaacaactgtgtttgaaacaatgcatttatgAATGTGTTTATGAAATTCCTCAAGCCTTTAGTCTTAGACTTCACGTACAGGCTTGAAACCTACAGGAATTGCAAGCATAAATATTTAAACCGAGAATCTCACCGTGTTCTTTGTAGTACTGTTGCAACTTTTTATCAAGTATTTTGCAGATTCCGTCCCCAAAGTTTTGAAGAATCTTAGCCTCGGTGGCGCTTTGAAGTGGGAGAGGATACTTAGTCAAAGAGTTAATAGCCtgtaaaaagacaaacaaattcaGCAGTTTGAGCAGACTCAGCTTTAGtgtcaaggtcagtgaggatcccaccaactaggaaagtgctttagtACAACATGcaataataatgaacaaaactacataataataaagcaaaaataaataaataaaaaatagaactaATAAAGCATAAGACTAATGATCTATTACGTATACAGGATTGGATATTACTCTTTTATCTCACTAGATTTAGAAATACCTTGATAAAGAGTAGGTTATAAAACTCGATGACATCATTACATCGAACAACAACGCGGTGAGCAACCGGCTGCACAGCCGGTCGTTTCCGCTCACCTTGTGGTAAGTGTGGTGGATCTTCAGTCCCTTCTCTTTGGCGTCGTCACGAAGCTCGGTGAGCCATTTAAGGAACAGCGGGTTCGGACAAGACGGCAGGGCTCGTTTGCGACCCAACCGAACGGGCTCCGAAAATGGCATCCCTTCATGCCAAACACAGAGGACCGTTACTCTCTTTACAACCAACATTTGCAAACAACACGCTGCATCCACACTAACCAAGAATATTCTCAGCGATTGATCAAGTGGAAATGTGCACCAAAACTCGACAAAACACGAGAATAGTGACTCACCGTGACAGCGTAGTAGCACCGCGACAGCTGGCGCCTCGTATTtaaacacttcctgtttacgtgtGTCACGTGTTCAAGCTGCCTGCTTTctgtagacagtgccatcttgtggcagGCTGCGATACAAAGCTCAAAGGTTAGGCGTGCACAAAATACGATAAAGGAAATACAGATACAGGTTTAAGGCTTAAATGTTCATTTTGATGGCAGTATACCGTTTGTCCT encodes:
- the mus81 gene encoding crossover junction endonuclease MUS81; this translates as MPFSEPVRLGRKRALPSCPNPLFLKWLTELRDDAKEKGLKIHHTYHKAINSLTKYPLPLQSATEAKILQNFGDGICKILDKKLQQYYKEHGPNAPIHSLPKRLQTAGEFDNNSLAPRQKKNDAPVSDSTAAEKKGEGGGRKKKREYVPQKRSGGYAVLLTLYREAQIPGSKGFMFKMELQTEAQKLCDKSFTVPDLGSKYTAWSSVSTLIQKNLLIKTHNPARYSLTEDGLALAERLEAAETGEQSPVDGNRKVQAEESPKLVDLTCSDDEDDEEARPVTPDIPVTASIHLTSGDADGGSTDSVALQTKSRQMDGGRLPPGSYDIVLCVDFIETTGGCQHRKQELVKELQRNGVNFDVRKLNVGDFLWVAREKVAPVSGQLRAPAGRELVLDYIIERKRMDDLCGSIIDGRFREQKFRLKRCGLRKPIYLVEECGKAASHMSLPESTLQQAIVNTQVVDGFFVKRVQDVRESAAYLTIMTRYLSKLYQNQTLFCRSRELDGDVVEDRSVPSCSLISFAEFNYGAIKNKCQTVKEVFARQLMQVSGLSGDKAAAILELYNTPHSLLSAYNRCSSEAEKEKLLASVRYGKLKRNLGPALSKTVYQLYCTQGPLL
- the tmem185 gene encoding transmembrane protein 185-like, with translation MNLRGLFQDFNPSKFLIYSCLLLFSVLLSLRLDGVIQWSYWAVFTPIWLWKLLVIIGASVGTGVWAHNPQYRAEGETCVEFKAMLIAVGLHVLLLMFEVLVCDRVARGNYFWLLVFMPLFFVSPVSVAACVWGFRHDRSLELEVLCSVNILQFIFIALRLDRIINWPWLVVCVPLWILMSFLCLVVLYYIIWSVLFLRSIDIIAEQRRTHITMAISWMTIVVPLLTFEILLVHKLDGHNSLSYVCVFVPLWLSLLTLMATTFGQKGGNHWWFGIRKDFCHFLLELLPFLREYGNVSYDLQRSNDPEAAEDLPAPEPPPKIAPMFHKKTGVVITQSPGKYFVPPPKLCIDMPD